The nucleotide window AGGACCGAAGCTTGTGCCAAACCTCACACTGTTAGAAGGCGAAAGCTCCTTGGAatacttcttcttctcctcaGCCGGCAACCCAAAGAACCGATGAGTCGCCTCCTTCACTCCATCCAGAACTTCAACAGGAACACAATGGTTAACAACCTGAAAGAATCCCCACTTCTCAGCTGCATCACAAATTGATTTCGCAATTTTGGTTTCATCCCATTTTGACATATCAATTATAGGAATGGATTCATAAGCCAGGATTTTGGAGTCATCGATTGTCTCTTCTGAGGATTGAACATATTGCTCTGGAAGGATTTTGAGTCCCATTTCGGAGAGACCCTTTACTCCATGGCCTTTGTTTATCACAAAATCACTCACATCCGAGGGGTCAGAGAAGGAAGTTGTTGGTGCCATTGcaattgaaaagaaataaaagagtGTAAAACAAATGTTGTATTTGTGCCAGTGCGATTACAAAGGCAAAATCAGTGGCTATTTATATCGCATTGTCTGGCAATTAGTTTAAGGGCAATGTGCATGCCATTTTAAGAGCAATGGCATGCTCTTTACCTTGAATCACCAATTCCTCAGCAaattttattactatatatAGAAGCATGATTCATGAACCATTCTTGATGACAATTATtgattcatgaaaattataatttataatttccatGAAGGGCAAagcaaaactataataaaaaggATGAATGTAATTGAACTAAATCACAATTCCATAATGAAATGAAGAGATCAAAAGTGTCCCAAAAAATGTAGACCTACTATCCATTTATAAGATTACACATTACAATCAGACCCAAAATACACCCTgtgaagaagaataaaagaCCCCCTTGGGAGAACCAAAATTGGTTAAAAGAAACGGGAAATGCATCAACTATTGAACCACCCATGAGAGTCTCTCAGCTTGTGCGTTGCCTATGAATTCATTACATTGTCAATTTTTTATGAGCTTTAGCACTTCCATGCTTCATTCTTAGCAATCTTGACAGCTGCTTTACCTGCTCCAGGGGGGTAGAGAACCAAATCGACACAAAATCAAAGCAAGATTAGAGCAAGAAAGGTGGTCAATACCAGAACCTGAATTGTGGAAACTAGTAGAGCTGTAGTCCCTCCTCCTATGGGACTTGCTGGTCCAAATGCCACAGGAGGTGAAAGCCCCCCAGTTGTGCTTGAATTTGAActgtttcaaaataaatttgcaGGGTAAGGCTAAAACATATAGAAGTTACGATTTCTATTTCAGAACAGTTTTTATGTAAATGAAGTCAGATTCTCACCTTCCTGCATATATACAGGAACCATAACCTGCAAGGAGGTAACCACCAACCAAGAAATTAGCACACATTGAGCAACTAAAGAGGATCAGAAATCCTTAGATATTAGTGTATGTATGAAAGTGAAAGTAGATACACATATAGTGTCACAGATTTGAGGTGAAAAAAGCCAGGTCAATGTCATAGCAAGAGAGTTCATTTTGAAACAAAGAGTGTTAAAAGAAGGAACAGGGCTGGGACAGTGGTGTCACCTAAATAACAAAGAAGAATAAGGTCTCCTCAAAATGATTCGGTAAAACACATAGCAGtttgaaatattgaaaagaaatggCAAAGGAATCCAAATTCTCAACCGCTAAACATTTATTGTGTAGTAAAAGCACTATCATACAATTGCAATTGTGcaattcatttgaatttgattttagtgtTGACAGTAACACAAATTGAACTACAAAGTGTCCAATCTTCCATATAAACAGAGCATTTTTCTCCAATAAATTAGCTTTCAGAGAATCCTCTTTTCTTACCATTTTTGGATCTTATGCATTCTTAGTCAAATCACAAAATTTGAATCCAAACACCACCTATAACCTAAGAATATTGAAAAAGGGATAGTGGAAACTTACTGGGATCAATAGAAGTTGTTGTAGCTGTGCCATCAAAGTTGCATGTTCCGCCAACACTATGCATTTTCTGATAATAATCATTATAGGCATATGAAGCATGACTCTTAACATTGTTGGGAAGATAACATGGCCGTCCCTCTTGGATGGCAGAGCAGTTAGCCTGGCCTTGCCCACAAGCCCAGTTCAGCCCTGCCTGCAACTTATCAGAATCTGCATCCTCTCTTGCTACACAAAAAACACCAGAAGAATTGCCAGAAATTTGACTGGAAGTACTCAAACTCAGAGGATAAACAGAAGTCCCATTGGTGAAAAAGACACCCCAGTTTTTCTCCGAAACAGGCCCAGGCCTCTTGTCTTCATTGAACAACTCGTAAATGTATGTGTTAACGGGCATAGAAGCCTGACTGGGAGGACCCGACTCATTCAATACTCTTTTGATCAGATTATTATTGTAGGACTCAGCATTTTCAAGAGTTGCATCAGTTTCATCAGCTCCACCAAGCCAAGGCCAGCCAGATTCTGTGACAACAACAGGGATCCCTGAAAGATTGTATGCATCTATAGAATAGTAGGTAGCATCTACCATAGCATCAAACATACTGCTATAGTGGAAAAGCGTGTTTGGGTCAACAATTTGCTTGACTGCAGGAAGTGGTCGGAAAAGGGCATAATCAATTGGAAAAATACCATTTCCCTTAGTGTAACCATAATAAGGATAAGCATTTAACATGAAATAGGAGTTAGTATTCTTCAAAAACTGAAGGATCTGGTAGATTGTAGAGTTCCATGAAGAATTAAAGGTAGCAGTGGAAGGAGGGAACGGTTTAGGAATAACATCCATGTTATGGGGTGTTGAAACTTTGACTTGTGAATTTAGATCAGAAGCAACTAAGGCTTTATGAAGGTTATTCATGGCAGACACCAAAACCGGTGCCACATTAGGGACTGTAGTAAGAATCTCACTGCCAACGGCAATAGCTGTAATATTAGTTGAAGGTATGTAAGATgcaacatttttattaatccAGGCCGCTCCTGTTGCTGGAGTTTCTCCAATCCCCAGAACTTCCTCATTTGTGACACCAACTATTACTTCAATCCCACTGTTTGCAAGCGCTTTCAGCATGTGACTATCAGCATCATATAGGCGCACATGAGTGATTTGATTGGCTTTAAGTATGGCAACAACATCGGAAGCTGATGGCATGTTAGAAACATCAGTTCCAATGTTTACCCCAACATATGCACCTAAACATTCAGAGGAACAACTGGTCAGAAAGATAATCCTGCATTGGTGAAATTTCCTACCAGGTTTAAAAGGCTCCTTTCATGATGGATGAGGTATTCCAATACGAAAACCCTCATGGTTGgtaatgtttatattttgttcTTAAGCATTTTACAATTTCCATTCCCTTGTCTTCTTGGGAGTCTTTTTGCCTTCACATCTTTTCTTGACTACCTTATAGAACAAAACCTCCAATACTTCATCGTCATTATGCCCGTAATCAATATGTCAAGTCTCACATgtattagaattttcttttctttttcattgaaTAGGGTACTATAGGACTCCAAGGCATAAACTCACAGACCAGAGAAACTATTTCTGTACAAGGCATTCACAAATTGTGAAGTCCTTTAAGACTATCACCTTTGTAACTGTAAATACTTTTAAACCTAATAAGAAAGAACTCCTCTGAGTTAcgtacttttaaatttttaaagtaaatgaaGTTTATAATccaattcatatatttataatatgaaaattagaCATAATTAACACAGGAATATCGAAGTCCAGAACAAGTTTAATAAATTACCTAACGCATGGGCAAACATGCCAATTGCAAGAAAAAGCACACTTCCAAGCCATTTTCCAGGCATCATTTGTCCCAGAAAACTTCAACCCAGACCTTCAATCCTCTGCCGTTTACACCCAGGCAGAGCTTAAACTACCAAATCTTCCACAAACACTTGCAAAATGGAATGTAATACCAAATTACTGAAGAAAAAGTTCTGCAACTGTAGAAGAGAAAACATAGTAGTGAGTAGAAAAGCCAGACTCAGTATTGATATACTATAAATCAATGTAGATATAATCAATATTGTTTTACCTTAGGAATTTCTGCAGAAAAAGCCAATATATACATAGTGACAACATgtttcaaacaagaaaaaagaactAACACACATTTGCATGATGCATAAAGCCAGCAATGAAAGCAAAGTATTAGAACTTCCAAATAGAAAATCATGCTTTTGCTCAAAGATAATGAAGGCATCTTATTTTGGCATGCTCAATACTACCAAATAAAGTGACCAACAATAAAGGATAGATTAGCCGAATCGTCACTATTGAAAATTGAAGTAACAATGTACTCACTCATAGCTAAcaagtatttttgtaattatactAACCAACTAGTTGCCTCCAAAATCAATAGCTAATAAGTCCAATGACATTACTACTATGAAGAACTACCAAAATCACTTTTAAAACAGAAACCATCTAACTGTAGTTTCTGTCTTCCTCCCAGATAAACCAAGGAGAAGAGCATGTGCAGGGGCAAAAGGAAAGATGAGAAGCATGAAGAAGTCCATCAATCACCAAACTATTAATACGAAAACATGCCTCTACAGAAGTCCTAACTTACTTCTACAAACAAGTAGACCTTCAATCACCTAATACTTTAATTTGGCGGCAATTTCCATAATAAAGTGTACGAgattaagaaaatgaaacttaAGCTCAATCCACAAGTTTAAATCAGTCAAAATCTTATGTgttaatcaaatctcaattgAGGCACTTTAGATATGGCCTACCCCATCGTACTGGAAGTGGTTCCTCATCATCCAATTTTCCCATACCGGTTAACAGTTTAATGGCTTGTATAAAACatgaattttagttaaataaatagACACAGTTGCAAGCCAATAATACTACAGCTACAGGGAAGCTAAGCAAGACAAGACCTATTTTTAAACATCCCATAATCACAATGCAGCATAACTGAACTGCAAAAAATTAGCAAAAGCAGCTCAATACTCAGCAAGATTCTACAAGGATCTTTACCAATCAGAATCTCTAAGCAAATCTAAGAACTAACAAAGACATAAAACTGCAACTATGTCAGGCTCAGACTCAAGGAAAACCTAAAGCATCTGACCTGAAACAGGAACAACTCCTAAGTAAAACAACCCCAGAAGTCGAAACAACACAAAGCAAGAAACCAGATGTCAAAACCCTACAAAACATCAAAAGCAAAGAACCCTGATCAACAAATGACGAACAAAACTCAAAAAGTACCTGATCCAAGCTGCCCAGCTGAAAGTCTCCTGAAAAGAATCAATAGAACTTCAAGAAAAGAAACCAGTAAGAGAAGTGAGTTTAGACAAAACTCACTAATCCGAGCCACTTAGGAATATTTTGGTTTCTAAAACAGCAAAGGCATCACCCGCTCCTAGTTCTTTAGTCACTGTACTTAAAAAGCTGTAACGGCAGCTATGTACATTTGATGGCATTTCTCTAGGATATCTGACCTTTAATTTGCATCTAATACCCAACAGACAAAATTGTTGATTCTCAGCAGTTTTGTCTTTTTGGGGACATCAGGATCATGGCCGTCCATAAGATAGATGGgtcaattattttgtgttatttGATTGGTTAAGTGGAAATGAATGAGACATgcatataaagataaataagaGGAGATTTAtggtgattttgtttatgattttccCTCCGAAAGTCATATCAATTAAGTTATTTCAAGCTTGGAAGTAGTCGAAAGGACAAAGAGAACGGTTTAGCTGCTAAAAACCTAAGTTGTGTGTCAAGGAGattaaaaggttaaaaagaTAGGTTTTTGTCCTCAATTAATGGACTTTATGGGTTAATGAAAATATGGTTTTCTTTAAGTTTCaaattggtttttgtttttttatttttaacgatTGAGGAATTGGATAAATTGTGTAtgttttttttcacatttaattAGGTATATTTTTGCTATGGGGATTGATTGAACATATTACATACCACTCTGATACCAGCAATAGCAAATGCGATGCTTCAGAGGGTCCATTAGTGGACCAAATGTTACATTAGCACCAGGCAAGGAcagtcaattttcaaaaaattccaaaactaaAACAAAGCCCGGTGTAGAGATGAAAACATGCAGAATCCAAGAAAAGAGAATACCAGGCTACTAACTTAGTTGTAAAGCTGAAAAGGTGGGATGCGATCGTCAAAAGGCGTCTCCTTCTCAGACTCTTTTCTGTCACAAGCCTTTGTTTCTCATAAACTGGGTCCCTTCAGTTGCCCCAGTCCccacatttttaaatttttgatagaaaTTTCATAGTCATTCTAGTTGAAAATCATATCACTAATCTGTGATACAGTGGGAACGAGGATTCGAGAATGTTGAATAgtagataaatttgaaatggGCAGACTGTAAGTAAAGCCCGAAAGAAGTTTGAATACTCGTCACTCTGGATCTATGCTGAAAATTTTAGCATAACAGACAGATTAAAACTGCAACTTTAAGAAAGTATCATAGAAGTTCAACCTAAACATCAACAAGAGCTATATCAAATTCTGTTGTTCGACAATACTGCATTCATTAAGAAAACATTAACTTCAAACAAAATCTGTAAGATAGACAGGAAATGAGCATCATCTCCCTCCAGTAGATCACTGACTAGGTGACCTATCTCCGTTGAGTTGTCCAGAGTATCCATCACGTCTCGGAGACCGGCTTCTGCTTCTGCTTGGGCTACGTCTTGGAGTCTGGCTTCTGCCAGGGCTACGGCTTCGGCCCTGGCCCCTGTCAGGACTTCTGCTGTGGCCCCTTGAACCATTATAGGCTGGAGAACGTGAATATGATCTCTCCCGACTATACCTTCGATCATTGTGTGAAAAAGATCTACCTCGGAAAAAAGAAACCAAACAAACACATTAAGAGTACAGATTTCAGACAACAATAAACTCTTCAGTAAAAAAGGGCATGGTGGGATAGTAAGACACCCAGTCACTTTGTTCAATCATATTTTGACACAGTAACAAATAACAAATCTGGAAGGATTACACTTCAACAAGGATTCAAACATATACAGCCAGGGAATCATTTGGTTAATATTCATTAGTAAGTATTCTATATAACACAtacataagaaaattaattcttACAAGCAACAAAATCACTCACAAAAAACTTTTGGTTCAGGGGGACACACTCTAGACCTCATTTGTGCTAATATTTTGGcatatataaaaccaaaaatttgtGCTACAAGATTGGAAACAAAACTCAACCTTTGTcttacttatttttctttcgGTATATGGAAACAAACACAActcaacttttttctttttcaattaatttttttggaacaCAACACAAACGAGACTGATCTTCAATAGAAATAACAGGATGTATTACTCACCTTGAATAATTCCCTTGTTTTGGGGGAGGGGAATATTCACGGGAGGGAGATCTTCCATAATGTGGAGGTGGGGAGCGTGAATAGCGAGGTGGGGATCGAGAATAACGTGGGGGAGACCGTCTACGAAACCGACCCCTGAAAACCATCAGAAGATTTATATTAAACTTCTGAATTATAGCAAAATGTGTAAGTCCAAAGAGTTAAATTTTTAGCACAtactttgtcatttttattacTCTCTTTATCTTTTGAACAAGTTTagttatagtttaatttaatatcaaaatgtatacatttaattacaataaataaaagatcAAACTTCAACATGCCAATACTTGATAACTAAACAAAACTCAGCATTTGTGCAGATTATCTAAACGCCTcaactaaatatttaaaagaacaGTAAACTTACCTCCCACGCTCCCTTGCCCTCATATCAGATGGCTTTTTTCTGTTCTCCTCCGCAAACACAACAGTTAATTCTCGACCTTGAAGAACCCGACCATCCATGTGACGTTTGGCTTCTGCAGCATCAGCAGGATCTACAAATTGGACGAAACCAAAACCACGAGGTTCCCTgcaaaatttaaattgtaaaagaaataaggaaaagaaaattgtctTGGCATGGGCTTCACTTAACAAATGTATGACATGTCCTGTGCACACCATAAACCTTAGCTAATTAAAAGTTGCCAAAATAATCCCCAGGAATAAGGAAGGTCATGATAAGCATGAAAAAGCAAGCACTTGCCTGCTGACATTGAAATGTCAGTTTAAAGATGACTTGAAATTCTTCAAGACTTGAACATCTTCAAGACTTGAACATCTTCACAATGTATTCAAACCCAACTTCCTTCCAATCTTCATTATCATTAACATCATCTTCAAAAGATCTCTAATTACTTGATTGATGTCTTCAAAACTTTAATTCCACTGTTAAATCTCAGCAACCTCAATTAACGCACCCAACTTATGATTACAATAGAGTATATCATGAAGTGAATGCCCTTTCATATATTCTTTGAACTTCCTGATTTCTCTAAGAAAAATGACAgcaaaattttgagaaaatagtgtttcaaaatcattattttatggaAAGTGGGTAGTAAACCACAGAAGACAAATTGTGACAGTTTCATGTAAAAACACAGTAAGAAGCTAAAAGAAATAATGTCCCAAAAAGAAACTCCAAAATTTCTAAGTTTCATTTGAAAACCCAAAATGATTTTGCATGATGTCACCAAGCATGTCCTTGACTTCATCAAACCCATACAAGACATAAAACTCCAGTCAAATTAAGAACAAAGACCtcttaagattaaaaattagattacaGTACAAAGCTATTTCAAACTTCTACAGCTACCAGATATTAGCTCACCCAGTGTAATAATCCCTAGGCAAGTAAATGTCCTTAAGTGCTCCAAACTGCTCAAATGGCCTGCGAAGGTCTTCTGGCCTgcaaacaacaagttataaaattaactgGAATGTCAATCAAAGAAACTAATTTAACCACAAGAAATTCAACTGAatccttgaaaaaaaaattgcaaaatgcTAAACGCCCAAAGCTTTGcattcataattcaaatcaagcAATAAATTTACTCCAACAAATTGTCAAGCTTCTACACCAGCCAATAATGCTAGCATGAATTTTTTCAGCTACAAATAACCTAAACGTAGCCCCAAAAATAGCACCAATGAACAAAAAATGCAGCAAAAACACTCAATAATACAAGTAGCTAGCAACAAAGTTCCAAGTTCTAAATTAAACATTACAAGTTTGCCGCTCAATGTTGCACTTCATGTTCCATATTACTGGTTTTACTTCATATATTTCCAATCACAACAATTTGCAGGGCAACTATCTAGCAATGCCGAATTTCAagcttttattttcaattttcacgTTTTATGTtgcaagtttaatttaaatattaagaatCACAAAAACCATACAGCTCAATCAACCCACTTCAAGTTCAAAAATTGCAAAACAAACAACGGAACTTTAATCAATTACCTGCTATCATGGCGAAGGTTACGAACAAGAAGGCTGGTGGGAAGATCTCGGCCACGACCACCGGCATAGCGACCTCTGGGGCTCGGGCTGCGTCCTTTCCTTCCATAACCACCACCCCGTGGTGGTGGCGACGGTGTGTAACTCCTTCCTCTCATTCAGGCGGGCAAACGTTAAAActgttgaaaattttcaagatttcaaTGGTTAGAAAAGAATTACCCAAATTTAAGAACACCCAGTGAAATTAACAGGTTAAGCAAGTGAGTGTTACCTGCTATTCGACGGAGAGAAAAGTACAGAGCAATGCTAGGTTTAGGGCTCGAGTTAgggtttgatttatttaaaaagagaGAAGTTTGCGATAAGGCTGGgcttgtatatatatagtgaGTAGGGTTTGGCTTGAAATTTTGCATTTGTGTGAGGGTCTACTTGAAGATTACTTTTATGTAATATTCCCTTCCGTAAAATTACAATGACACCCATATTAATCAACTATTTGCAGGCTCGCCCTTCTTGTAATCTATCTTCGATTTTTGTCTGTGGTTCCCTTTTTTGCTTTCATTGATTAAggaatttaattagttttttccTTTGGTAGTTTCTTGATTAATTAAAGGTGTAAACTTTCTGGGCACTGACTATTAATGGAGGAGAAATTCATTCTCAGAGTTCTTCCCCCTCCCGTTCCTGAGAGAATTGAACCCTTTTGAACAAAGACCCTTCTTCTCGGGAAGTCAAGTCTTTAGATTTATTCTTTTCTGGTGAGAATTTTGCTTTGAATCGtgaaatttttttgagtttaaCCCTTTCTTTGGCCcatcaatttatgattttgttaatGGTTTAATAACTTTATACCCGCataatttttcactttcaaGTTCAGAATTTGGAACACTGAAGCTCataaatttgaaagaattatcaaatatgttattttactggcaatttttttattggtatGGGCTTTCATATTTGGTGTTGCAATTGGACATTTGATGATGTGATTTTCTTTAGTCATTCTGTGGTGTTTTTACAGTATAATGCTTAGGTATggataaagaaatttttttttttttctcaataaaCCGTACTTGTTCATTCTCATCCAATGGTCATAAAGTGGCTGAATTTATACCATTTGTAAATGCAGAATTTTCTTACTGCTTTCACTAAATTACCTCATCTGATTTTGAACTGTTTTTTAAGTACCAAAACTGTCTCTTAAGTTCAATGAAGATCTTGTTTTTTGTCAAATCTTTACCATTTGTTagcagaaaa belongs to Mangifera indica cultivar Alphonso chromosome 2, CATAS_Mindica_2.1, whole genome shotgun sequence and includes:
- the LOC123208831 gene encoding glucan endo-1,3-beta-glucosidase 4-like, which produces MMPGKWLGSVLFLAIGMFAHALGAYVGVNIGTDVSNMPSASDVVAILKANQITHVRLYDADSHMLKALANSGIEVIVGVTNEEVLGIGETPATGAAWINKNVASYIPSTNITAIAVGSEILTTVPNVAPVLVSAMNNLHKALVASDLNSQVKVSTPHNMDVIPKPFPPSTATFNSSWNSTIYQILQFLKNTNSYFMLNAYPYYGYTKGNGIFPIDYALFRPLPAVKQIVDPNTLFHYSSMFDAMVDATYYSIDAYNLSGIPVVVTESGWPWLGGADETDATLENAESYNNNLIKRVLNESGPPSQASMPVNTYIYELFNEDKRPGPVSEKNWGVFFTNGTSVYPLSLSTSSQISGNSSGVFCVAREDADSDKLQAGLNWACGQGQANCSAIQEGRPCYLPNNVKSHASYAYNDYYQKMHSVGGTCNFDGTATTTSIDPSYGSCIYAGSSNSSTTGGLSPPVAFGPASPIGGGTTALLVSTIQVLVLTTFLALILL
- the LOC123208832 gene encoding serine/arginine-rich SC35-like splicing factor SCL30A — encoded protein: MRGRSYTPSPPPRGGGYGRKGRSPSPRGRYAGGRGRDLPTSLLVRNLRHDSRPEDLRRPFEQFGALKDIYLPRDYYTGEPRGFGFVQFVDPADAAEAKRHMDGRVLQGRELTVVFAEENRKKPSDMRARERGRGRFRRRSPPRYSRSPPRYSRSPPPHYGRSPSREYSPPPKQGNYSRSFSHNDRRYSRERSYSRSPAYNGSRGHSRSPDRGQGRSRSPGRSQTPRRSPSRSRSRSPRRDGYSGQLNGDRSPSQ